Proteins from a genomic interval of Streptomyces sp. NBC_01426:
- a CDS encoding TetR/AcrR family transcriptional regulator, translating into MNEGRRAARRQVLQVAAKLLEEGGSEAVSTRAVAAAAGITAPALYRMFDDKDGLLAELAAYGFEMYLAEKREALALTPDDPVADLYRGWDLHVDFGVRHPAFYMLMYGTVQPGRRPPAADEAHALLVTLLGRAAEAGRLRVPVKQATRVIHAATTGATLALIGEEPSERDLTTSARLRDTVIASLTTDPPASSGSDLASRALALDAALETALTTKPAAADAGLTLRDTETALLREWLQQLAG; encoded by the coding sequence ATGAACGAGGGACGACGCGCCGCGCGGCGCCAGGTGTTGCAGGTGGCCGCCAAGCTTTTGGAAGAGGGCGGCAGTGAGGCGGTCTCCACGCGCGCTGTCGCCGCAGCCGCGGGCATCACGGCCCCCGCGCTGTACCGGATGTTCGACGACAAGGACGGACTCCTGGCCGAGCTGGCCGCCTACGGGTTCGAGATGTACCTGGCCGAGAAACGCGAAGCGCTGGCGCTGACCCCCGACGACCCGGTGGCCGACCTCTACCGCGGCTGGGACCTGCACGTCGACTTCGGAGTGCGGCACCCCGCGTTCTACATGCTCATGTACGGCACAGTGCAGCCCGGCCGGCGGCCCCCGGCCGCGGACGAGGCACACGCCCTGCTGGTCACACTGCTGGGCCGGGCGGCCGAGGCCGGACGCCTTCGGGTTCCGGTGAAGCAGGCGACCCGCGTCATCCACGCCGCGACAACGGGCGCCACACTGGCACTGATCGGCGAAGAGCCCTCGGAGCGCGACCTGACCACGTCCGCACGGCTGCGGGACACCGTCATCGCCTCCCTCACCACGGACCCGCCCGCCTCATCCGGGTCAGACCTGGCCTCGCGCGCACTCGCCCTCGACGCCGCACTGGAAACCGCGCTCACCACCAAACCCGCGGCTGCCGACGCGGGGTTGACTCTGCGAGACACCGAGACGGCGCTGCTCCGCGAATGGCTTCAGCAGCTGGCGGGCTGA
- a CDS encoding flavodoxin family protein: MSDISIVIASHSGYGHTAQIATAVADGARSIAGTQVQPVDVASLSDADWELMDAADAIIFGTPTYMGTASGAFHAFAEATSKRWMTRAWSDKLAAGFTNSGSMSGDKLHTLQYLSLLAAQHGMLWVSLNLLPGWNTTTSSPQDDNRLGFYLGAGAQSFNDTPAVHDADLNTARHLGRRVAEHTRIHRAGLTAAAH; the protein is encoded by the coding sequence ATGTCCGACATCTCGATCGTCATCGCGTCGCATTCCGGCTACGGCCACACCGCGCAGATCGCCACAGCCGTCGCGGACGGCGCGCGCTCCATCGCCGGGACACAGGTCCAACCCGTGGACGTCGCCTCCCTCAGCGACGCCGACTGGGAACTGATGGACGCCGCGGACGCCATCATCTTCGGCACTCCCACCTACATGGGCACCGCGTCCGGGGCGTTCCACGCCTTCGCCGAGGCCACCAGCAAGCGGTGGATGACCCGCGCCTGGAGCGACAAGCTCGCGGCGGGATTCACCAACTCCGGCTCCATGAGCGGCGACAAGCTGCACACCCTGCAGTACCTCTCGCTCCTGGCGGCCCAGCACGGAATGCTCTGGGTGAGCCTGAACCTTCTGCCGGGCTGGAACACCACCACCTCCAGCCCCCAGGACGACAACCGCCTCGGCTTCTACCTCGGTGCCGGCGCGCAGAGCTTCAACGACACCCCCGCGGTCCACGACGCGGACCTGAACACCGCCCGCCACCTCGGCCGGCGCGTCGCCGAGCACACCCGCATCCACCGCGCCGGACTGACCGCCGCAGCGCACTGA
- a CDS encoding aldo/keto reductase → MQHRTLGSQGLEVSAIGYGAMGLTMAYGPTDAEAGVAALRRAHDLGVTFFDTAEMYGWGTGSNEILVGRAVKDFRDDVVLATKFGVDMSVPPEQIGGPLNSRPDNIRKVADNSLRYLGVDHIDVFYQHRVDPEVPIEEVAGAVKELIDAGWVKYFGLSEAGPETIRKAHAVQPVSVLQTEYSLFERDVEQLFPVLDELGIGFVAYSPLGRGFITGTAKPAGQYEGSDIRTVDPRWQPGNFEKNVEAVDRLAELAAARGATVSQLALAWLLTRGEHIVPIPGTRSPKRIEENTGAADLTLTDTDLKTIDEILPHGGFGARYAGGHVPTWT, encoded by the coding sequence ATGCAGCACCGGACACTGGGAAGCCAAGGCCTTGAGGTCTCGGCGATCGGCTACGGCGCGATGGGCCTGACCATGGCTTATGGACCCACCGACGCGGAGGCCGGCGTCGCCGCGCTCCGCCGCGCCCACGACCTGGGCGTCACCTTCTTCGACACCGCCGAGATGTACGGCTGGGGCACCGGATCCAACGAGATCCTCGTCGGCAGGGCGGTCAAGGACTTCCGCGACGACGTGGTCCTGGCCACCAAGTTCGGGGTCGACATGTCCGTGCCCCCGGAGCAGATCGGCGGCCCTCTCAACAGCCGGCCCGACAACATCCGCAAGGTCGCCGACAACAGCCTGCGCTACCTCGGCGTGGACCACATCGACGTCTTCTACCAGCACCGCGTCGACCCCGAAGTGCCCATCGAGGAGGTCGCAGGCGCCGTCAAAGAACTGATCGACGCGGGCTGGGTGAAGTACTTCGGCCTCAGCGAGGCCGGACCCGAGACGATCCGCAAAGCGCACGCCGTGCAGCCGGTCTCCGTCCTGCAGACCGAGTACTCCCTGTTCGAACGGGACGTCGAGCAGCTCTTCCCCGTCCTGGACGAACTCGGCATCGGCTTCGTCGCCTACTCCCCCCTCGGCCGCGGGTTCATCACCGGCACCGCCAAGCCCGCCGGCCAGTACGAAGGCAGCGACATACGCACCGTCGACCCGCGCTGGCAGCCGGGCAACTTCGAGAAGAACGTCGAAGCCGTCGACCGGCTCGCCGAACTCGCGGCGGCCAGGGGCGCCACCGTCTCCCAGCTCGCACTGGCCTGGCTTCTGACCCGGGGCGAGCACATCGTGCCCATCCCCGGCACCCGCAGCCCAAAGCGCATCGAGGAAAACACCGGCGCCGCCGACCTCACCCTCACCGACACCGACCTCAAGACCATCGACGAAATCCTGCCTCACGGCGGCTTCGGCGCCCGCTACGCCGGGGGACACGTGCCCACCTGGACCTGA